A genome region from Sphingorhabdus sp. SMR4y includes the following:
- the trxA gene encoding thioredoxin TrxA: MATKAITDASFEGDVLKADGPVLVDFWAEWCGPCKMIGPALEEISDELAGKVTIAKLNIDDSPDAPAKYGVRGIPTMILFNNGEQVETKVGAAPKSQLKQWLEQSLPA; this comes from the coding sequence ATGGCTACCAAAGCAATTACCGACGCAAGTTTCGAAGGCGATGTCCTGAAGGCAGATGGCCCCGTGCTGGTCGATTTCTGGGCAGAATGGTGCGGCCCCTGCAAAATGATCGGCCCCGCTCTGGAAGAAATCAGCGATGAACTGGCTGGCAAGGTGACCATTGCCAAGCTCAACATCGATGACAGCCCGGACGCCCCTGCAAAATACGGCGTGCGCGGCATTCCGACCATGATTCTGTTCAATAATGGTGAGCAGGTTGAGACCAAGGTGGGTGCAGCTCCGAAAAGCCAGCTCAAGCAATGGCTTGAACAGTCGCTGCCTGCTTAA
- the argJ gene encoding bifunctional glutamate N-acetyltransferase/amino-acid acetyltransferase ArgJ — MSDNLSPLAPAQSPVLPEIAGVSCRIARARYKEWDRCDLTFVELAAGTAVAGVLTRSKCPSPEVEYCREALLGGKARGLVVNAGNANAFTGARGLAAVKKIISLASTHLGCDENEIFVSSTGVIGVPLPQDKAEAGLKAVFAAKPCSWEDAAATIMTTDTFPKMATTSAIVGGQTVHLCGIIKGSGMIAPDMATMLGYIFTDAAVEAKLLQEMLSAATARSFNCITVDSDTSTSDTVLAFATGQNAAPALTSFDDDGADAFQAALSDLCMQMAHLVVRDGEGASKFIEIAVTGAASNDSAKHIALSIANSPLVKTAIAGEDANWGRVVMAVGKAGEPADRDKLAIGFGGVTVARDGLVVPDYDEAPVAAHLKGSEIDITVDIGLGDGRATVWTCDLTHGYISINADYRS, encoded by the coding sequence GTGTCGGACAATCTTTCGCCCCTGGCCCCAGCACAATCGCCCGTTTTACCTGAAATAGCGGGCGTGTCCTGCCGCATCGCTCGCGCACGCTACAAGGAATGGGATCGCTGCGATCTGACCTTTGTCGAACTCGCAGCCGGCACGGCGGTTGCCGGCGTGCTGACCCGGAGCAAATGTCCCTCTCCGGAAGTGGAATATTGCCGGGAAGCGCTCTTGGGCGGCAAGGCGCGTGGCCTGGTGGTCAACGCCGGCAATGCCAATGCCTTCACCGGCGCGCGCGGCCTGGCAGCGGTGAAAAAGATAATATCACTAGCCTCAACCCATCTCGGATGCGACGAAAATGAAATATTTGTCTCCTCGACCGGGGTGATCGGCGTCCCGCTGCCGCAGGACAAGGCCGAAGCGGGCCTGAAAGCTGTTTTCGCGGCGAAGCCCTGCAGTTGGGAAGACGCAGCGGCAACGATTATGACCACCGATACTTTCCCGAAGATGGCGACCACAAGTGCGATTGTCGGCGGTCAGACCGTCCATTTGTGCGGAATCATCAAGGGCTCAGGCATGATCGCCCCGGATATGGCGACAATGCTCGGCTATATTTTCACCGATGCCGCGGTCGAAGCGAAGCTTCTGCAGGAAATGCTGAGCGCGGCGACGGCCAGAAGCTTCAACTGCATCACCGTCGACAGCGATACGTCGACCAGCGATACCGTACTGGCTTTTGCCACGGGGCAGAATGCAGCCCCTGCCCTCACGTCCTTCGATGACGATGGCGCTGATGCTTTTCAGGCCGCTCTGAGCGATCTGTGCATGCAGATGGCGCATCTCGTGGTCCGCGACGGCGAAGGTGCGAGCAAATTTATCGAAATCGCCGTGACCGGAGCAGCAAGCAATGACAGCGCCAAGCATATTGCCCTGTCGATCGCCAATTCGCCTCTGGTCAAGACCGCCATTGCTGGCGAAGATGCCAACTGGGGCCGTGTCGTGATGGCCGTCGGCAAGGCGGGCGAACCGGCCGACCGTGACAAGCTCGCAATCGGCTTTGGCGGGGTCACCGTGGCACGCGATGGTCTGGTCGTGCCGGATTATGACGAAGCACCGGTGGCCGCCCATCTCAAGGGCAGCGAAATCGACATTACTGTCGATATCGGGCTGGGCGATGGCCGGGCTACGGTATGGACCTGCGATCTGACCCACGGCTATATCAGCATCAACGCCGATTACCGGAGCTAA
- a CDS encoding phosphotransferase has product MTAPTAAAEFLTQNGWQNARITPVAGDASFRRYFRVRSDDRQAILMDAPPPHEDPRPFIAIAEYLTGAGFAAPEIFARDLDQGLVLLEDFGDQRMREYLDDHPEAEDGIYRRVIDLLRELHKAPAASVPPYDEAQYLREANLLTEWYCPAQQLEVDAQGFEAIWQQILAPVLAAQNPPVTVMRDYHAENIMLLEDGRLGLLDFQDALIGHPAYDLVSMLQDARRDVPDVLEEDMLAYYLSDHDRDAAEQFRSHYAILGAQRNSKIIGIFTRLCMRDGKERYLDFLPRMWRLLEKDLRHPALAPVAQWFDRNIPDAVRNRPMQVTKANK; this is encoded by the coding sequence ATGACAGCGCCGACAGCAGCGGCAGAATTTTTGACGCAAAACGGTTGGCAGAACGCCCGGATCACGCCGGTGGCCGGAGACGCATCTTTTCGCCGCTATTTCCGTGTTCGCAGCGATGATCGTCAGGCGATATTGATGGATGCACCGCCGCCGCACGAAGATCCCCGGCCCTTCATCGCGATTGCCGAATATCTGACCGGCGCCGGATTTGCCGCACCGGAAATTTTCGCCCGCGATCTCGATCAGGGGCTGGTTCTGCTTGAGGATTTTGGCGACCAGCGGATGCGCGAATATCTGGATGATCATCCGGAGGCCGAAGACGGCATCTATCGGCGGGTTATTGATTTGCTGCGAGAATTGCACAAGGCACCGGCAGCGTCGGTGCCGCCTTATGACGAGGCGCAATATCTGCGGGAAGCAAATTTGCTGACCGAATGGTATTGCCCGGCCCAGCAACTGGAAGTCGATGCACAGGGTTTCGAAGCAATCTGGCAGCAAATTCTCGCGCCGGTTCTGGCGGCACAAAATCCGCCGGTCACTGTGATGCGTGACTATCACGCCGAGAATATCATGCTGCTCGAAGATGGCCGGCTCGGCCTGCTGGATTTTCAGGACGCGCTGATCGGTCACCCGGCCTATGATCTGGTGTCGATGTTGCAGGATGCCCGTCGCGATGTGCCGGATGTACTGGAAGAGGATATGCTCGCCTATTATCTGTCGGATCATGACAGGGATGCGGCGGAGCAATTCCGTAGCCATTATGCCATTCTGGGCGCGCAGAGGAACAGCAAGATCATCGGTATCTTTACCCGTCTCTGCATGCGGGACGGCAAGGAGCGCTATCTCGATTTCCTGCCAAGAATGTGGCGTCTGCTGGAAAAGGACCTGCGCCATCCGGCGCTGGCACCGGTCGCGCAATGGTTCGACCGGAACATTCCCGATGCGGTGCGCAACCGTCCCATGCAGGTCACGAAGGCAAATAAATGA
- the addA gene encoding double-strand break repair helicase AddA — translation MSSGKPKIFPLKDRQIDAVEPDAHIWLSASAGTGKTQVLTARVFRLLLTETVDPEHILCLTFTKAGAAEMAERINRQLAAWVRMDDTLLENDLRAIGASTGPETRARARTLFARVLDAQGGGLRIMTIHGFCQSLLASFPEEAGIASMFKPIEDRDQKILAREALGDLLLEEERAGRLQIVEAIQRLSVRMGEEATEQFLMSCAAKADAMDGLPTGVLPFVRGVLGLPIDGDAQSWLAERCADEAIDLRAITLLRDAMAEAGGKKEQERQLAIRLWLTLNPQERAAALSDIHLAWATKTTGAPPKPTKGLLKVLPDYDFIAGSLFEWSNGLLEKAVLFEYADLFAGALEAGRAFYHRYADAKRLHGVVDFDDMIRMTARLLQKSDMAAWIRYKLDQRTDHILIDEAQDTNVAQWDIVRALAGEFFAGMGADPERHRTLFTVGDFKQAIFGFQGTSPHNYANARTEFFALADASEQRFGDLSLDRSFRSTPPILEAVDATLEQISHEQLGLIEPIPEHRSNYQGASGSVTLWKPIANRSDADDEDEESWASEEKRVFAQKLALQIKKWLSPDNPLWLDRENRALQPKDILILVSKRDELSALIVARLFAEQVPVAGIDRIRLNQPLVVQDLLAAIRFVLQPHDDLNLASLLVSPLLGWSQEDLLARGYRGKKDEEKSLWEFLRRQDRLGDHIKPLQQLLAMADFNTPYQFLETILSGAMQGRCKLLARLSHAAVDPLDELLATALAFEQDHIPTLQGFLDWFDRGDVEIKREQVEGGNEVRLMTVHGAKGLQAPLVILANATFDPASKKSGGFNIKLGEGTGLELEYPVVPVRKSERVGILAEHSAYADKVAMEEHWRLLYVAMTRAEEHLVVAGVLGPRAKGEVPELSWYGAIERGLIALGCDWQDNPEWLASREYRVESRNKPAVLPAIAPSADQESERTPAPDWLFRSAPEESRPPRPLTPSHLGPDDASNPPPDMAMRDAAERGILLHSLFQRLPNIAPERRLDVADRWLEKQKQIGDPARRAEIIKTVLAVMDNPVWSALFDPESLAEAPIAAVVGEHVISGTVDRLLITDDHIYVVDFKTGRRVPDNAGQAPVAYLRQMAAYVVALEKIFPDRPIKAGLLYSHGPLMLEISPDLIDRHKPGFESI, via the coding sequence ATGAGTAGCGGCAAGCCGAAAATCTTCCCGCTCAAGGACCGGCAGATTGATGCGGTCGAGCCCGATGCTCATATCTGGCTGAGCGCGTCCGCCGGCACCGGTAAGACGCAGGTCCTGACCGCGAGAGTGTTCCGTCTGTTGCTCACAGAGACGGTCGATCCCGAACATATTCTCTGCCTGACCTTTACCAAGGCTGGCGCTGCGGAAATGGCAGAGCGGATCAACCGGCAACTGGCCGCCTGGGTGCGGATGGACGATACGCTGCTGGAAAATGATCTTCGTGCAATCGGCGCCTCGACCGGACCCGAAACCAGAGCGCGCGCGCGGACTTTATTTGCCCGCGTGCTCGACGCCCAGGGCGGCGGTCTGAGGATCATGACGATTCATGGTTTCTGCCAGTCGCTGCTTGCATCCTTTCCCGAAGAGGCGGGCATCGCCTCGATGTTCAAGCCGATCGAGGACCGCGACCAGAAGATATTGGCGCGCGAGGCTTTGGGTGATCTGCTGCTCGAGGAAGAACGGGCCGGGCGTCTACAGATTGTCGAGGCGATCCAGCGGCTCAGCGTCCGGATGGGCGAGGAGGCGACCGAACAATTTTTGATGAGCTGCGCGGCCAAGGCTGATGCGATGGATGGACTGCCCACCGGCGTCCTGCCTTTTGTCCGCGGGGTGCTCGGCCTGCCGATTGATGGCGATGCGCAGTCTTGGCTGGCGGAACGCTGCGCGGACGAAGCGATTGACCTGCGCGCGATCACTCTGTTGCGTGATGCCATGGCGGAAGCCGGAGGCAAGAAGGAACAGGAGCGGCAATTGGCGATCCGTCTCTGGTTGACCCTCAACCCGCAGGAAAGGGCCGCAGCATTATCGGATATTCATCTGGCCTGGGCGACCAAAACCACGGGCGCGCCGCCGAAACCGACCAAAGGCTTGTTAAAGGTTCTGCCGGACTATGATTTTATTGCCGGTTCGCTGTTCGAATGGAGCAACGGCCTGCTCGAAAAAGCGGTGCTGTTCGAATATGCCGACCTGTTCGCGGGCGCGCTGGAAGCGGGGCGCGCCTTCTACCACCGCTATGCCGACGCCAAAAGGCTGCACGGCGTGGTCGATTTCGACGATATGATCCGGATGACCGCGAGGCTCTTGCAGAAAAGCGATATGGCGGCCTGGATCCGCTACAAGCTAGACCAGCGCACCGATCATATATTGATCGACGAGGCGCAGGATACCAATGTCGCGCAATGGGATATCGTCCGGGCGCTGGCCGGCGAGTTTTTTGCCGGCATGGGCGCCGATCCGGAACGCCACCGGACGCTGTTCACGGTCGGCGATTTCAAGCAGGCGATCTTTGGCTTTCAGGGCACCAGCCCGCATAATTATGCCAATGCGAGGACCGAATTTTTTGCCTTGGCCGACGCGTCGGAACAAAGGTTCGGCGACCTGTCGCTGGACCGGAGTTTCCGCTCAACCCCGCCCATTCTGGAAGCGGTCGATGCCACGCTGGAACAGATCAGTCACGAACAACTGGGGCTGATCGAACCGATACCCGAGCATCGCAGCAATTATCAGGGCGCGAGCGGCAGTGTGACCTTGTGGAAGCCGATAGCGAACAGAAGCGACGCTGACGATGAAGATGAGGAATCCTGGGCCAGCGAGGAGAAACGGGTTTTCGCCCAGAAGCTTGCACTGCAGATCAAGAAATGGCTGTCACCGGACAATCCGCTATGGCTGGACCGGGAAAACCGGGCTCTGCAGCCGAAAGACATATTGATATTGGTGAGCAAGCGTGACGAACTGAGCGCGCTGATTGTGGCTCGCCTGTTCGCCGAGCAAGTCCCGGTGGCCGGGATCGACCGGATCCGTCTCAACCAGCCGCTGGTGGTGCAGGACTTGCTGGCCGCTATCCGTTTCGTGCTGCAGCCCCATGATGATCTCAATCTCGCCAGCCTGCTGGTTTCGCCGCTGCTTGGCTGGAGCCAGGAGGATTTGCTGGCTCGCGGTTATCGCGGCAAGAAGGATGAAGAGAAAAGCCTCTGGGAGTTCTTGCGCAGGCAGGACCGTCTTGGCGACCATATCAAGCCGCTGCAGCAGCTGCTGGCGATGGCCGATTTCAATACGCCCTATCAGTTTCTCGAGACGATCCTGTCCGGGGCGATGCAGGGGCGGTGCAAATTGCTGGCCCGGCTCAGCCATGCGGCGGTCGACCCGCTCGACGAGCTGCTGGCAACGGCGCTGGCCTTTGAGCAGGACCATATACCCACCTTGCAGGGTTTTCTTGACTGGTTCGACCGGGGCGATGTCGAAATCAAGCGCGAACAGGTCGAGGGCGGCAATGAAGTGCGCCTGATGACCGTTCACGGCGCAAAAGGATTGCAGGCACCGCTGGTGATCCTCGCCAATGCGACCTTTGACCCTGCGAGCAAGAAAAGCGGCGGCTTCAATATCAAACTCGGCGAGGGGACCGGTCTGGAACTCGAATATCCGGTGGTCCCGGTTCGCAAGTCGGAGCGCGTCGGAATCTTGGCTGAACATTCCGCCTATGCCGACAAGGTCGCAATGGAAGAACATTGGCGGCTGCTTTATGTCGCGATGACCCGGGCGGAAGAGCATCTCGTTGTAGCCGGTGTGCTCGGACCAAGAGCAAAGGGCGAAGTGCCCGAGCTAAGCTGGTATGGTGCCATCGAGCGCGGCCTGATCGCTCTCGGCTGCGACTGGCAGGATAACCCGGAATGGTTGGCGTCGCGGGAATATCGCGTCGAGAGCCGGAACAAGCCCGCCGTCTTGCCTGCGATTGCCCCAAGCGCTGATCAGGAATCGGAGAGAACGCCTGCACCGGACTGGTTATTCCGCTCGGCACCGGAGGAATCGCGACCACCGAGGCCCCTGACACCCTCGCATCTCGGCCCCGACGATGCCAGCAATCCGCCGCCCGATATGGCCATGCGCGACGCTGCCGAACGTGGCATATTGCTGCACAGTCTGTTCCAGCGTCTGCCCAATATCGCACCGGAACGCCGACTGGATGTCGCCGACCGCTGGCTGGAAAAGCAGAAGCAGATTGGCGATCCGGCCCGGCGCGCAGAGATTATCAAGACGGTTCTCGCGGTCATGGACAATCCGGTCTGGTCCGCTCTTTTTGACCCCGAAAGCCTGGCAGAAGCGCCGATTGCAGCGGTTGTCGGCGAACATGTCATTTCCGGTACGGTCGACCGATTGCTGATCACCGACGATCATATCTATGTCGTCGATTTCAAAACGGGCCGCCGGGTGCCTGATAATGCCGGACAGGCACCGGTCGCCTACCTGCGGCAGATGGCGGCCTATGTTGTCGCGCTGGAAAAGATATTCCCGGACCGTCCGATCAAGGCCGGACTGCTCTATTCGCACGGTCCGCTAATGCTGGAGATTTCGCCCGATCTGATCGACCGGCACAAGCCGGGCTTTGAGTCGATATGA
- the addB gene encoding double-strand break repair protein AddB: MSERRRPSIYNIAAHGGFADALAQGLIDRFAKDAFGLARGLVILPNNRAQRALQEAFVRLSEDGLLLPQMAVIGDLDLDESIGVALDSGELALDIPAAVDPMDRLLTLAQLIQKEIRLRDDAILAKDALRLAREFASTLDQLNVEEISLSDLMKTEPESLDLSTHWQDSYRFFLIIAEKWRQQLAKWQRVDQAVRRNALFDHIARSWKASPPGHFVVAAGITTSAPAIARFLETIAFMPSGMVVLPDLDLIMPDEEWDLLGPFLPDPDSGYTKRAQETHPQYHIKLLLDRMSIARGEVMRWPRTGESGAAAKRSRALSNAFAIPQLTVRWQTLESDERSLAGVQTVEARNSAEEAQVIALLAREALEDPDQRVAIVTPDRSLATRISAHLKRWDIQVDDTAGQPLAKLPEGVFFLNLLAAVADGFPPAEFLALLKHPLVQRGEGRLSWLDQVRKLDLLLRGPRPAPGLAGIDALLRTDNYRTKTLRAAVTPWWQSVRTMFEPMENLFASALDWPKLLDELRQLAETLTDGAVWAGPGGRELADLLANLQVRAEMGPIRIKADELPGYFETLMADISVRPPYGGHPRIALYGLLEARLQQSDLVICCGLNEGSWPQAITPDPWLAPMIRKSLGLPAQERQIGLSAHDLVGAMGAKRVILSRAHRDDSGPAIASRFLLRLKGMCGDNLKEHPQARGWLSALDQPESEPAPYARPAPEPSKEQRHIPISVTQVDSLIADPYSFYAKKIMGLAALDMIDADPSAAWRGTIIHDILDQWAKQDDYAPAALRERAQRFLQDPGLHPLMRSLWAPRLLEGLDWIADTLAEGRKSGREPLASEIYGKAEIAGVELSGIADRIDRMPDGGLAIVDYKTGGAPSNKAVAEGYNLQLGLLAAIAELGGFKDIDGEAVAFEYWSLAKKGGTDDFGHVRSPTKGRGDNIIPADAMVDHAVARFNEVADGYILGEEPMTAKLHPEYARYADYDQLMRLEEWYGRAPTEGTGDE; the protein is encoded by the coding sequence ATGTCTGAACGACGCCGGCCATCCATCTACAATATTGCCGCGCATGGCGGCTTTGCCGATGCGCTGGCCCAGGGGCTGATTGACCGCTTTGCCAAGGACGCTTTCGGACTGGCCCGTGGTCTCGTCATATTGCCAAACAACCGCGCCCAGCGCGCGCTGCAGGAAGCATTCGTCCGGCTGAGCGAAGACGGGCTCCTATTGCCGCAGATGGCGGTGATCGGCGATCTCGATCTCGACGAATCGATCGGAGTTGCACTGGATTCCGGGGAACTGGCGCTCGATATTCCGGCCGCCGTCGATCCGATGGACCGGCTGCTGACGCTGGCACAGCTGATCCAGAAGGAAATCCGGTTGCGCGACGACGCCATATTGGCCAAGGACGCGCTGCGGCTGGCACGCGAATTTGCGAGCACGCTCGACCAGCTGAACGTCGAGGAAATTTCGCTGTCCGACCTGATGAAAACGGAGCCGGAGAGCCTTGATCTGTCCACGCACTGGCAGGATTCCTACCGCTTCTTCCTGATCATCGCCGAGAAATGGCGGCAGCAGCTGGCAAAATGGCAGCGGGTGGATCAGGCGGTGCGCCGCAACGCCCTGTTCGACCATATCGCCAGAAGCTGGAAGGCATCGCCACCCGGCCATTTTGTCGTCGCGGCTGGCATTACCACGTCTGCCCCCGCCATTGCCCGCTTTCTCGAAACCATAGCCTTCATGCCTTCAGGGATGGTGGTGCTGCCGGATCTCGACCTGATCATGCCGGACGAGGAGTGGGACTTGCTCGGCCCGTTCCTGCCGGACCCGGACAGCGGCTACACGAAGCGCGCGCAGGAAACCCATCCGCAATATCATATCAAATTGCTGCTCGACCGCATGTCGATTGCGCGCGGCGAGGTGATGCGCTGGCCGCGCACCGGCGAAAGCGGCGCGGCGGCCAAACGCAGCCGGGCGTTGAGCAACGCTTTCGCGATCCCACAACTGACCGTGCGCTGGCAGACACTGGAAAGCGACGAACGCAGCCTCGCCGGGGTGCAAACGGTCGAGGCGCGCAACAGCGCCGAGGAAGCGCAGGTCATTGCGCTGCTGGCGCGCGAGGCGCTGGAAGACCCGGACCAGCGGGTGGCGATTGTCACGCCGGACCGGTCGCTGGCGACGCGCATTTCTGCCCATCTCAAGCGCTGGGACATCCAGGTGGATGATACCGCGGGGCAGCCTCTGGCAAAGCTTCCGGAAGGGGTGTTCTTCCTCAATCTGCTGGCGGCGGTAGCAGACGGTTTTCCGCCGGCCGAATTTCTCGCGCTTCTCAAACATCCGCTTGTGCAGCGCGGGGAGGGGCGGCTTTCATGGCTCGACCAAGTCCGCAAGCTCGACCTGCTTTTGCGTGGCCCGCGTCCGGCGCCGGGGCTGGCCGGTATCGACGCGCTTTTGCGGACAGATAATTACCGGACGAAGACATTGCGCGCAGCCGTCACGCCGTGGTGGCAATCGGTGCGCACGATGTTCGAACCAATGGAAAACCTGTTCGCGTCTGCGCTGGACTGGCCGAAACTTCTCGATGAGCTGCGGCAATTGGCGGAGACACTGACCGATGGCGCGGTCTGGGCCGGGCCCGGCGGACGGGAACTGGCCGACTTGCTCGCCAATTTGCAGGTGCGCGCGGAAATGGGTCCGATCCGCATCAAGGCGGATGAGCTGCCTGGCTATTTCGAGACTTTGATGGCCGATATTTCGGTGCGCCCGCCATACGGAGGCCATCCCCGGATCGCGCTCTACGGATTGCTGGAAGCGCGCCTGCAACAGTCTGATCTGGTCATCTGCTGTGGCCTCAACGAGGGCAGTTGGCCGCAGGCGATCACGCCCGATCCCTGGCTGGCACCAATGATCCGCAAATCGCTCGGCCTGCCGGCGCAGGAACGGCAGATCGGCCTGTCAGCGCATGATCTGGTCGGCGCGATGGGGGCGAAGCGGGTGATCCTCTCTCGCGCGCATCGTGACGATTCCGGCCCTGCCATTGCCTCGCGCTTCCTGCTCCGGCTGAAGGGCATGTGCGGCGACAATCTGAAGGAACATCCACAGGCGCGTGGCTGGTTGTCCGCGCTCGACCAGCCGGAGAGCGAACCCGCGCCTTATGCGCGTCCGGCACCAGAGCCGAGCAAGGAACAGCGGCATATCCCGATTTCGGTGACCCAGGTCGATAGCCTGATTGCCGATCCCTATTCCTTCTACGCGAAGAAGATCATGGGTCTCGCCGCGCTTGACATGATCGACGCCGACCCGAGCGCCGCCTGGCGCGGGACGATCATCCATGACATTCTCGACCAATGGGCCAAGCAGGATGATTATGCACCGGCGGCATTGCGGGAACGGGCGCAGAGATTTCTGCAGGACCCCGGACTGCACCCGTTGATGCGCAGCCTGTGGGCGCCGCGCCTGCTGGAAGGGCTGGACTGGATCGCCGATACGCTGGCGGAGGGCCGCAAGAGTGGCCGCGAACCGCTGGCTTCGGAAATATACGGAAAGGCCGAGATCGCCGGTGTCGAACTGTCGGGCATCGCCGATCGCATCGACCGGATGCCCGATGGCGGCCTCGCCATTGTCGATTACAAGACCGGCGGCGCGCCGAGCAACAAGGCGGTGGCCGAAGGCTATAATCTGCAGCTCGGCCTGCTTGCCGCCATTGCTGAACTGGGCGGCTTCAAGGATATCGACGGGGAGGCGGTGGCCTTTGAATATTGGTCGCTGGCGAAAAAGGGCGGCACCGACGATTTCGGTCATGTCCGCTCACCGACAAAAGGGCGCGGCGACAATATCATCCCGGCCGACGCGATGGTGGATCATGCCGTCGCCCGTTTTAACGAGGTCGCCGATGGCTATATATTGGGCGAGGAGCCGATGACCGCCAAGCTGCATCCGGAATATGCCCGCTATGCCGATTATGACCAGTTGATGCGGCTCGAGGAATGGTACGGGCGTGCGCCGACGGAAGGGACCGGGGATGAGTAG
- a CDS encoding inositol monophosphatase family protein encodes MHSLYQPVLDIIEKAARDIVMPYYQNLKSHQIDEKTPGDLVTVADKLSEEYIAGALSDLLPETKIVGEEAFAADESVLDQLADGQVCIIDPIDGTGNYAAGQGPFGIMIALVEQNETVAGWLYDPRTARICHAAKGDGAFIDGTQVAVPEEHPDRPVAALATGFMTPEERDMLLAAAGPFYDIVDIPRCAAEQYPRLVQGSNHVSVFQRTLPWDHASGVLFLNEAGGQCARWDGSDYRPADRRKGLLGASSPKLWDEAAERLGDIFRN; translated from the coding sequence TTGCACAGTCTCTATCAGCCCGTCCTCGACATTATCGAAAAAGCGGCGCGTGATATTGTCATGCCTTATTACCAGAATCTGAAATCGCACCAGATTGACGAGAAAACACCCGGCGATCTGGTGACGGTCGCGGACAAGCTGAGCGAAGAATATATCGCCGGCGCCCTGTCCGATCTGCTGCCGGAAACCAAGATTGTCGGCGAGGAAGCCTTTGCCGCGGATGAATCGGTGCTGGACCAGCTCGCCGATGGTCAGGTCTGTATCATCGATCCGATTGACGGGACGGGCAATTACGCCGCCGGACAGGGGCCGTTCGGCATCATGATCGCTCTGGTCGAACAGAATGAAACCGTCGCCGGCTGGCTCTACGACCCGCGGACCGCGCGCATCTGCCACGCCGCCAAAGGCGATGGCGCCTTTATAGACGGGACGCAGGTTGCGGTTCCAGAGGAGCATCCGGACAGGCCCGTTGCTGCGCTGGCGACCGGCTTCATGACTCCGGAAGAGCGGGATATGTTGCTTGCTGCTGCCGGGCCATTTTACGATATTGTCGACATCCCCCGGTGCGCTGCCGAGCAATATCCGCGACTGGTACAGGGATCCAATCACGTGTCTGTATTTCAGCGGACCCTGCCCTGGGACCATGCCTCGGGAGTATTGTTCCTTAACGAAGCCGGCGGCCAATGCGCGCGATGGGACGGGTCGGACTATCGTCCCGCAGATCGCAGAAAAGGATTGCTCGGCGCCTCGTCACCGAAACTCTGGGACGAAGCAGCCGAGCGCCTTGGGGATATATTCAGAAATTAA
- a CDS encoding nucleotidyltransferase family protein produces the protein MTEVATAMIMAAGLGTRMRPLTDSRPKPLVEVGGKAMIDHCFEKLVEAGIGKAVVNVHYHADMMEAHLAALPYPVDIHVSDEREQLLETGGGLVRAEPLIAENIFFCINSDNLWTNGPVNSLLQLAQAWDGDRMDALLLLIRREAANNYKGDGDFHLDDEKRISRKRPGQTAPLIYSGIQLISKRLLRDAPAGPFSTNILWERAIGEGRLFGAVHEGQWFEVGSPEAIAPTEAALANV, from the coding sequence ATGACCGAGGTTGCAACCGCGATGATCATGGCGGCAGGGCTGGGCACCCGGATGCGGCCGCTTACCGATAGCCGTCCGAAGCCTTTGGTCGAGGTGGGCGGCAAGGCGATGATCGACCATTGTTTCGAGAAACTGGTCGAAGCGGGCATAGGCAAGGCTGTGGTCAACGTCCATTATCACGCCGACATGATGGAAGCGCATCTGGCCGCCTTGCCCTATCCGGTCGATATTCACGTGTCCGACGAGCGCGAGCAGTTGCTTGAGACGGGCGGTGGACTGGTGCGGGCGGAGCCGCTGATCGCGGAGAATATTTTCTTTTGCATCAACAGCGACAATCTCTGGACCAACGGGCCGGTCAACAGCCTGCTGCAGCTGGCACAGGCCTGGGACGGGGACAGGATGGACGCGCTGTTGCTGCTGATCCGGCGGGAAGCGGCGAACAATTACAAGGGCGACGGCGATTTTCATCTCGATGACGAGAAGAGAATTTCGCGCAAGCGGCCCGGACAGACGGCACCTTTGATCTATTCCGGTATCCAGCTGATATCCAAGCGGCTGTTGCGCGATGCGCCCGCCGGCCCGTTTTCGACCAATATTTTGTGGGAGCGCGCCATTGGTGAAGGGCGGCTGTTCGGGGCGGTGCACGAAGGCCAATGGTTCGAGGTCGGCTCGCCGGAAGCGATAGCACCGACAGAAGCCGCGCTGGCGAATGTCTGA